In Deinococcus taeanensis, one DNA window encodes the following:
- a CDS encoding DUF305 domain-containing protein, whose product MKTNFLLLAGLTALTSLTAPALAQMNHGAHSSAATTQNQGLPELSGPAFDRAYLSMMVAHHQGAITMSKAVQGRLQDAQVKAWAAGVIRDQTRELNVMSAWLKGMGGLNTAVHARMTSDMNGMVAPLKTARNPDQAFVQGMLPHHASALDMATLALQKSRDARVLKLSRDVIKAQADEMYAFKQWLAGRS is encoded by the coding sequence ATGAAGACGAACTTCCTGCTGCTGGCGGGCCTGACGGCCCTGACCAGCCTGACGGCGCCCGCCCTGGCCCAGATGAACCACGGCGCGCACAGCAGTGCGGCCACCACCCAGAACCAGGGCCTCCCTGAGCTGAGTGGGCCAGCATTCGACCGCGCCTACCTGTCCATGATGGTCGCCCACCACCAGGGGGCCATCACCATGAGTAAAGCTGTGCAGGGCCGCCTGCAGGACGCGCAGGTCAAAGCCTGGGCGGCCGGCGTGATCCGTGACCAGACCCGGGAACTGAATGTCATGAGCGCCTGGCTGAAGGGTATGGGCGGCCTCAACACCGCGGTGCACGCCCGGATGACCAGCGACATGAACGGCATGGTGGCCCCCCTGAAGACCGCCAGGAATCCCGATCAGGCCTTCGTGCAGGGCATGCTGCCGCACCACGCCTCCGCACTGGACATGGCCACTCTCGCCCTGCAGAAGAGCCGTGACGCCCGGGTGCTGAAACTCTCGCGTGACGTCATCAAAGCCCAGGCTGACGAAATGTACGCCTTCAAGCAGTGGCTGGCAGGACGCAGTTGA